In one Corallococcus sp. EGB genomic region, the following are encoded:
- a CDS encoding DUF2924 domain-containing protein, whose protein sequence is MTNKTTARARAAMRELDDVPTQLAALETMSVGQLAEKWRELYGEPTRTRNKDYLKKRLAWRIQELAEGGLSQGALARIHQLGDQMPERWRMRRSQGHAASDAPAPTEALQVVQPTEPRDPRVPPVGTVLRRVFDGKAHEVTVCAEGFEYAGQRYKSLSAIATEIAGTRWNGFLFFGLKKRGESAREESAA, encoded by the coding sequence ATGACCAACAAGACGACCGCCAGAGCCCGAGCCGCGATGCGCGAGCTCGATGACGTCCCCACCCAGCTCGCGGCGCTCGAGACGATGAGCGTCGGCCAGCTCGCCGAGAAGTGGCGCGAGCTCTACGGCGAGCCGACGCGCACGCGGAACAAGGACTACCTGAAGAAGCGCCTCGCATGGCGCATCCAGGAGCTGGCCGAGGGCGGGCTCTCGCAGGGCGCGCTCGCGCGCATCCACCAGCTCGGCGACCAGATGCCGGAGCGTTGGCGCATGCGTCGGAGCCAGGGCCACGCCGCGAGCGACGCGCCCGCGCCGACGGAGGCGCTGCAGGTGGTGCAGCCGACCGAGCCGCGGGACCCGCGCGTGCCGCCCGTAGGCACCGTCCTGCGCCGCGTCTTCGACGGCAAGGCCCACGAGGTGACGGTCTGCGCGGAGGGCTTCGAGTACGCGGGGCAGCGGTACAAGTCGCTGTCTGCCATCGCCACGGAGATCGCCGGCACGCGCTGGAACGGGTTCCTCTTCTTCGGGCTCAAGAAGCGCGGCGAGTCGGCGCGCGAGGAGTCCGCGGCATGA